From the genome of Paracidovorax avenae:
AATCGGGACATGGTGGTTTCTTGTCGAATGGTTACTGCACGCGTTGCCACGTCTGGGTGCGCCAGAACGGCCCCAGGTAGCCGCGCACTTCCAGCCTGGCGCCGCCGTCGATGGGGGTGAAGCTGGCACGGTATTCCTTGCCGTTCTCGGGGTCGAGGATCTTGCCCCCTTCCCACAGGTCCTTGCCTTCGGCCTTCTTGCCGCCGCGGATGATCTCCAGGCCGGCGATGGGCTGGCCCTTGCGGTCGTCGGTGCACTCGAGGCAGGTGGCGTCAGGCTTGGTGTCCTTCTTCAGCGACTTCTCGATGCGGCCCGACAGCGCGCCATCCGCTTCGGTAATGCGGATCTCGGCCTTCGCCTCGCCAGTCTTGTCATCGATGCTGCGCCACGTCCCCACCGGAGACATCTGGGCCCAGGACGGCAGCGCGGCGGCTGCCAAGGCAATAGCCAACAAAGCGGTTCTCATAGCGGCATCCCTGTGGTCTGGTTGAAATGAAGGCCGGGGGGCAACGGGGTCAGGCCAGGGCGGCGTCCGTGTCCATCAGCGGCTTGGCGCCGGTGCGCGCGGTGCGCATCAGGGTCACCGTCTCGGGGAACAGCTTGGCGAAGTAGAAACGTGCCGTCTGCAGCTTGGCCTGGTAGAACGGGTCGGTATTGCCGGCAGCGATCTCCCGCAGGGCCACCTGGGCCATGCGGGCGAACATGTAGCCGAACACCAGGTGCCCCGCCACGCGCAGGTAGTCCACCGCCGCGGCGCCCACCTCGTCGGGATTCTGGAAACCCTTGAAGCCGATCTCGGTGGTGAATTTGGTCATCTGGTCGCCGAGGTAGGCGATGGGGTTGATGAACTCGGCCATCTTCTCGTTCACACCCTCTTCCTCGACCAGCTTGCCCACGAGCTTGCCGAACTTCTTCAGCGTGGCGCCGTTGTTGCCCAGGATCTTGCGGCCCAGCAGGTCCAGCG
Proteins encoded in this window:
- a CDS encoding DUF2147 domain-containing protein codes for the protein MRTALLAIALAAAALPSWAQMSPVGTWRSIDDKTGEAKAEIRITEADGALSGRIEKSLKKDTKPDATCLECTDDRKGQPIAGLEIIRGGKKAEGKDLWEGGKILDPENGKEYRASFTPIDGGARLEVRGYLGPFWRTQTWQRVQ